The following nucleotide sequence is from Zea mays cultivar B73 chromosome 1, Zm-B73-REFERENCE-NAM-5.0, whole genome shotgun sequence.
TTCACCCATGTTTCTTCTATGTGTTGTTcaaattttcactaaaataacAGATAACATGTACTTGATGCAGTTTAACATGATCATGTTGATGTTCCATGGAGAGCATGTGGTACATTTTCCAAGTGTGATATGAAATCATACCTTGCAGTTTATGTTTGACCTAGACTAGAGAAATTATGTTTCTTATGAACATTGATTTTATGCTTCTCTAAATAAATACTTAATTTTGTTTTGTCCTCAAGCAATATTATAAAGTGTGGAGTAGTGGATACAAATCAAAATAGCAATCTGTTTCGAAGATTGTACCTTTTACATTAGCaaattttcaaaaaaaaatccGCAAATCATAGGGTTGGTCAATAGAACCCGGTTTCGGTGCCCACTGGGTTGGATGAGGTCCACATGTTATCTTTCAGTGACTGGACTGCACAGAATTAATGCAGAGATTTGCTTCCCAACTGGTCACACGTCCTGGGCATCCAGTCCACCCAAAATTCCAAAAGCATGTTCGGTGAAAATGGATGCAACTATTGCATCCTGTCCGGACGACTACAATAACTAGCAGTAAAAAAGCTATGCAGGGACAACCTAAAAACCTGAAGCCATATGTACTAACTACCTGAGTGcccatgcgttgcaacgggaatatataataccaataTACTAtgttaacttatatacaaaatgtgtgttatactgttatgagaaaatgtttcataatcaatttgtgattctagctatatataaattttgttattttaatctatctgtttcaccactacattgcaaccatcagtatcatgtagacttcgatatatgtcacgatttgcatggtctcatcattggagagcacgttccatatatgccggaagaaattccctcgtacatcatTAGTCAttagacacgtaccaccatacctTTTTACTTAAACAAAAAGTCAAGTGTGTatgtttgctaagagaattaaaggcaaaccggcacaaaagctaccccaacggtggcgaggatgacaaaTTGGTCatcgttgtcggtcctcctctgcatcacctctggcgccaagatgacgccacaatcctcgatatagtagtcgtcgaacacgCGCGACATACCGAGTACTGATGACTTTTGGCTGGACTGTAAAACGAAGTGCACCTCaggctcatcagcaaggtagtaccccaggccgttgcaccaccagatgcgctactcctcacacaacgtcagctcaTCAGCAaggtcgtcccagcgcacaagaattcatggccggtcagtagcgacttacgtggcaggttaggcttcaggtggacgatgagctgaacgacattgatggcgtcgtcgtcgaatgcggtgcccagaacaacccgagagtcatcGACGTTAGCGACGACCATGAAGTCCCCttgcttgacgatggacagcacggagcagccgctctgcaccgcgtctaagcggcggctgcgccgaagcttgtcgtacatagcggcacatgcggccacgtaggactgtttctagaggtcgaactggcagtcgccaagtttcttctcgtcgtcgatgagcgaccccaacgcgagtgtctcctgctaatggtgtttgttcggggtttccaagtaagaaacatggattcatgtttgacgttggtttataaaaatgactcacaagtcagatccatggaaaaaatattacgaacaataaatgtcacgcatgcaaaaaaaggaatttaagttgaaaacattattcaaacaaaaacaattgcatgcaaggctcttctttaaatactactccctccattcaaaaatataattcaagaatctcggtggtacttattctactactacgcattgtgcaaggatAGCAGTTGGGcttggggagagatgtagtagatgtgtttcctgttatagatgtagacataaacacacatgtggtgtagcagTAGCTACCGCTGGCATTTGCTTAAGAGGTTGTGGGTTCGAATCTCCTTGGGGCCATGTATATATTTTTTAATTTTAGTTAGATGTCGGTGTATGGGGGAATGCAAATGTAAATAGGCTTTGCGGGGAGGGAGAATAAGAATGATAGATATAGAATGGTGGTAGAACATGAGAATGAACTGTGTACGAGGAGGAGAGACTCGGAAAGGCagacagaacacggaatgggcAAAACTATTATTGCAGCCTTAATATAGTTAGACGTCGGCTGTACAGGGAATGGGAATGTGTCGGCTGTACGAGGGAATGAGAATGGAAATGGGCTTTGCGAAGAGGGGAAATAAGAATGATAGATATAGAATGGTGTCAGAACATAGGAATGGACTATGTACGAGGAGGAGTGAATCGAAAAGGCAGGAAGAATATGGAATGGACAGAACAGGGAATGATGGCAGAACACTTTAAGACAATGTGAGGCTTCTTTGCCTCTTCTGCCGCATCACTCTACCTCGAGAGCCACGGCCTGCCTATCCTCCACGCCCAGACGTTTAAGACAATCGATCCCTTCACTGCTGATTAGGAAATTAGACATGGAGCCTTTTGGGATTGTTATTCTACTGCGCGAATGGATGCTTTGCTCATGGATTTAGGGTCTTCTATAGGGTGGTTGTTGAGCGTGTACCTCCTTGTTGGATTTAGTGATGATGCCAAAGGGCATAATGGCGTGGGAAGCACGATTATTAGTGCAGCTAAATTATGGGCTGTTGGGATATCGGTAATTATCAATTATGTAGTTCTACTCTTTCAAGGATGAGCCATGATAAAATGCTTGTAATTGTCAGGCTCATTTGTGTCATTTCTCATCTATCTTAAAACCATATTAAGAGACACTCTAGGAATTACTAATGTCTAAAACTTTAGGATATCATGGTATGTTGAAATTGTCAGGCTCATTTGTGTCATTTCTCATCTACACACTGATATATTGCATCTGTTTTATTTATCATGCACATCTTTCAGACATTAAAATTACAAATATGACACTTGTATGTAATCCAAAGCATCAAGGATTAGCTGGTGTAGCATTTTTTCATGCATATAGAATCTTGCGTATAtggttattttatgttatctaggACAGAAAAACGATGCTTACACTTTCTTACGTATATTTGGATATTAAAAAAATAGACCGAACAGAAGATTCACTAAAAGCATATCAGGTTGATGTACTTTTAGAAGGCATGATTAAAGCTTCCTCGATACCTCTTTTTTTGCACAAGAAGATTTCTATCTTGGAATCCTTTCTATCTTCATGTTTTATTAATTATTTCTCGTGTTTGATGATGAAGACTTTCTCTACTTTTGTTATCCTTTATAAATCTTTAAAGGAGAGACATTTGTTTACAATTTTAACCTTTTTCTCTTTCCACTTCATGGTAGAAGCATGCCAGCGCTTAAATCTATACTACTTCTTAAGACACTACTGTAGGCGTGCACAGTGCGCCATGTTCTGCCGCGCCTGCGCTCCCACCGCGTGTCCGCAGCTCTGCCCCACCTCACATCCGCGCCCGCAATCCACGCCTCCGTCGCCGCAGCCCTTCCTCCGCGCAGCGTCCGTCCATCCATGGCTCTCCCTACACGCAGCGTCGTGCCGCTTTCCACAATCCGTGCCTCAATCCCCTTCCTTCGCGCAGCACCCTTCCATCCATGGCTCGCTTCCAGAAATCCCCCTACCTACGGCGCAGCGTCGCAGTCCGGAATCCACCCCCAAAATCACTACCCGCTCTGCGGCGATGGAAGGGAATCAAAACGCGTGCTTCCCCCTTCCATCCTCGACGTTGCGCGGATTGCATGGCCATCGTTTCGCGCCCCCAATCCGTCGATGCAAGGAACGCGTGCTTCCCCCTTCCATCCTCGACGCTGCGCGAATTGCAGATTGCGGATTGCATGGTCATCGTTTCGTCCCAGTTCATTGCCCGCATCAGATGGAAGGGCGCCCCGATCTGCCTCACCTCCATGCAAGTACCTGATCTGCTGCGCCCAATCTCTTGCCGATTTCTTCCTCATGCTTCCTCGTGTCCTCTCCAGTCTCACCGGTTTTCCATGGAGATTGTTCCAGGGTTAGTTAAGGTTGGTTTGAGCTGGAGTCGGTAGGATTTGGGGCTGTCCATAGTTACAGGTTTGGTTTCTAGGCTTGTTTGCCCTGTTGGTGGTTCATGTTGCCTGCTTTCTTGCGCTGCTCTCCACGTCCGCCTCCAGACTTGTTACGGTTGCAGAACTCTTGCACATAGATTCTGCTACGCCAGTCCAAGTTAAGGACATGGTTTTTGGCCCAGCCTTGTCTGAATTTTAGGTTCGTTTGAGCTTCCATTGCTACGTCAGTTAAAAAGGTTCGTTTTTGGCCCAGCCTTGTCTGAACTCTTGCGCTGAATTTTAGGTTCGTTTTGGCTCTTCTTTTCTCCCTTTTTTTATCAAATCTATTGCAGTTCAACAGCCATGGTCGCTAGCTACAGAGCCAATTAGGTTCTCACTTGAGCTCTCGTTCAAATGTGAAGTATTGATAGTCACGCCAATTTATCTCCACTTTCTGCATCTaataaattccaagcatttttacCATCTAAAAAAACCGAACCTGCCTGCCTGTTCTTGTCTCACACCACCTGTTACCAGAATATTATTTTGCATGAATCCCTTCCTGATTTTGATTCTCAGTTTCCCACTGCATTGCAGCAATGAGGTGTCTGCCTTTCTTGCATGGAGACGCCAAAGAGAAGGAACCAGTCACTAAGTCGGCCTCTGTACGGTCCATGAACATACATCAACGGAGCGT
It contains:
- the LOC100272733 gene encoding uncharacterized protein LOC100272733, which produces MALPTRSVVPLSTIRASIPFLRAAPFHPWLASRNPPTYGAASQSGIHPQNHYPLCGDGRESKRVLPPSILDVARIAWPSFRAPNPSMQGTRASPFHPRRCANCRLRIAWSSFRPSSLPASDGRAPRSASPPSMRCLPFLHGDAKEKEPVTKSASVRSMNIHQRSVMSAPVQTSPP